AGGTTTGATATATCCGCTTCTAGTTATTGCTTTCTGTATTCGTATAGAATTCGGCCATTTTGTGTCGCATTAGAGAAAGGTGTAGAACACATAATTAGCTATATctacaaaaagtatttatttacaagccTCTTTGCaccattttcataaattttcacTTCACAATTCCATTACTTTATGTACAATTCAATGACggaaacataataaataatgattcaacttaaatagattaaattctaaaaaggaagcattaataataaagaattaattaaattaacatacaaTATCACAGTTCATTTATgcaaaaaagtagaaatataaaatgattccAAATAGCGCGTAATATGGCATTCTAACGCATGACAGCACTGACAGCTGTGGAAGTGTTGCCACGTAGCGCCTCAAAGTCAACCTGCTTGCcatgcttaaaaatattttggtggTAAATCGCATCTTTATTGTGAGTTTGCACTACAGCGtgattattcgaatttttaaACCAggagataaaatttatataaataaaatataagaaaaataatattgacacaattcatagtttttatacaatttaaggCATTTGATTTATATCATGAAACAGTCggctagtatttttttacacgaagtaaaacaataatcaAGACTAGCTTAAAAggattttaaatcaaattattttttaaactaattaattgaTTAAGTCGGGCACAGAACTTTCAGAATATAGTCAGTGAGCAGTGTCGGGACTGTGGGGCTGTCTTCATTTATTGCCTTAAGAActggaaatatattataatattgttaaaactatattcatataatataacaacgGACAGAAACgcagtatatataaaaataataataataagttttacgaagttaagaaaatatttaaacttaaagttctactgtaataataatgaaaaatgcatttttctgaatataaaacaattaacaacaaaatatctatGTATCTTTATTAAGAGTtgctttaagaaaatttagaaACTatgtgttaatattaaaatgtaaaactctcCGCAACTATTTTAGTTTcagtcatataaatataatatgggTGAAATGGGATTAAACGAcgaataaaatgtttacttaCTCTTAATGAGCACTTGGAGAGACTGGTTGTCCGGTGGTCCATTGTGTAGGTGGAACGGTATGACGGTGGTCAGatactgaaaattaaaaattacacaattttacTAACAAATTTCCAGTACAGTttcgataaataattttgaatttattatgtaaaaagaatattttaaatataactacatttttttatgtaacatgaagcaaacgggcaggaagaCTCACTTGATGTTACGtaataccgcccatggacacttgcactgccagaaggctcgcaagctTTTCTAGATATATTCCTCCACGcatttcaaacatttacaaattcATTTTACGCCCGCTTTCAATAGAGATAGcgcatatttttgtatgtaatcaCGAGACACGAGGCTAAGGAACTTTGAATAAAGTGTTCGCAACGCCGCCTTGCGTATGTGTCGCCGACTCTTGAGCGAACGGTAAGGtcttttcttatatatatgacAGAATTTGGATGCCGTTTTCTCAATAACCGTATCGCTGATATCGCAAACCGAATATTGAATACGGAATCAAAATCGGTCTATTGCTATTAAGGAAATTGTTAAGAATCGAAAAAAGATGTGTTTAATAAAACTGCATACAAAAAAGACATAATCCTTCATGTACTCCGCCACCCACCTTCGATTCCGAGTTGATTCCCGGAGCAGGCGATCGTTGCGGGCCAATCCTCTTCTTCTTCTCGACGTGGTACTGTCTCCGCTTGTTCTGTACGGCCAGCAGAAGTGATATGAACGTGTTCTTCAGCTCCTTCTCGTACTCTAGCTCATCCCGATGGGCCAGCTCGGCTATTAGAGTTTCGGAGAATTCACGAATAAGCACCTCAAGTTCCATGAAGATCTCGTTAAGTTGAGCGAGGGAAAGATGACGTAGTTCTGAAATAGTATCATTTACAGTACAGTAGAATAAAGCATCTCCGCtcttattaacaaaacaaGTCAATCAACGGCGGATCaacaaattttgtataataaaataatattcttacatAAAGGAATACAAAATTGAATGCGCACAAGGACTTATAAGCCAATATCAGATCACAGAGAGGAAAAAGCATCGATTCAATTTTTTCCTCGCATCACCgccatgtggaaccagctgcctagtAGGATCCTTCAATAAAATTGCGTACCAAGtcataaaaggccggcaacgcactcgcgagcccactGACAttagagtgtccatggacagcggtatcacttatcataaGGTGAGCCACCTGCTCCTTTGCcccatgttctataaaaaaaaataacgaaaattgtttttctatgTGACGGCCGCTATGTACAGTGTATACCCAAACCTAGTTCTTTCGAGCTGATATAGcttttgttaatgtttaataaaataagatatgcCCGCTGTAGTGTTAAGTTACAACCTGTTTCTCCCAATATACGGACACCTGCGATCGTATTCGTAATCTAACACTATCtctttaaaacatttctttcgaaaattattgatttctCGAACTTCACATATATAAAACCGGTATTGCTACGTTtttggtctgggcctcagatttgtgtattgtttcgtcatttgttttttctaataaaagtaggtgatcagccttttgtttctgacgactttttgggtctagcAAAttccggttttctcacgatctTTACCGTATGAGCAAGTACTGAGCGTACATAAACAGATAGTCAATtagtgcatagccggggatcgaacctacgaccgcaGCAATAACAGTCGCATGGTGAAAGTACTAGGCAAATAGtacagttaaatttttttaaggtttccttttttatcaattacattaaaatactatGTAAATCAAATGgagctttaaaaatatattactatatgGTTTATCAAGTATCACACCATATTTTGTACAAATGTCATGTATATCGTCGGCATATCAGTtaatgattaatataattaattattacatccACGTAGAATTCATCACGTTGTATGGTTTGTATGTGGGAGTGCTACTATGAAGATACACTAATTGCATTTAATAATCGCCAAGTGGAAGGACAGTAGGAGATACACGATAGAGTGcactcctccctcaaaggccggcaacgcacctacTACaatgagtatccatgggctaCAATGATTGCCCTTCATAGGCGTCTCCTAGGCTCGATTGCCTTcctcttatataataataattaaaaaaacaattcgacttaggatccttcaagaaaagaacgtaccaattctcaaaAGGCAACGTACTTGTGATTCTTCTGGCATTGGGAGTATCGATgggttatcacttaacatcaggtaagcttattaaaaaaacgtctagaatattttaacgaaTATTAACTTGTACTAAATATTGCGTGGTTCAAAATTTCCTTCCATTTAGAAGTTCGTATAACAAATAGAATTCAAAGAAATCAGTGTCTCATGTTTCATGACGTGCTGAGCAAGTGATAAGGTTTATAGTGTAGCGTGTCCGTCTTCTAGCTAAAGATATCGAGTTCCACTGTCCTTATAAATGTGTgtgtcattttattaaaacaagtcGAGACAGTCACTAGCATTTTAAAGGTTGGTTTTCTACAAAATAGCTCAAATCGCAATGTGAAACTATATAAAACgttagtgtacacacgtaagaagtgagacttctttatgaccttattttatgaaaaatgatctacaatctgcaactttacagaaattggttaaataaagttaaattagataaagtttaacaaaaggcttttattatcatatagacattacaaataatacaattatttcattttaccttattactactaagattattatataatttcattaattgtaatagacttattactaacattgttatcgttattatatatttttgttattaatggcttcgaatcaaccgtggtagggacaagaaaaagatggcgcgtaaccgaaaaatgtgacggtaattattttccaacgccgataaagaagtttcacttacaCACGAgcattcaattttatttcaagtCCACACGTAGCCGACATAATACTAAtcatatagatataaaattacaaccGAATACGGTCGCAAAAATTTTACCTATTTCGGAGCAAATCTTTACAACAGCTTGCCGACTACACCTAGATACGAGATGAAATAGTAGCCTGCGATGTTAGAGGTAGATGGACTCTAATGCGACGGTAgtgtgatatatttatttgactttatgtttttcatatattgctttctaatgtaatatacatgtcaatgtttttattgagaATAAACTTCCTTGAACCTATCTAGAACTATATAGAAATTAAGGTAATTTTATATGAGATTTTAGTATCAATTGAGCAAGTCATAACAATGCGAAATGCacgttaattattaataacttgaCAACAAATAACGAAtggtatttgttatatttaaatccgTGCGTACGTCAAAAACGACCAATGACAATGGTCACATGTCGTTACCTGACaggtatgaaataaaattttattaaaataatgaattactGCATGTAAAACCTTGTTTTTAAAGGTCCATATATCACGTCATGATCGATGCAGCGTCGCGCATATGATTGATAGTTTGACCCGAATCTGTGTTGTTCATCTCGTTACGAGCTACATGGTCACGTACCAGTTCGTTATGGCTTTTAACTACCGATGTTAAGAAGCTTTTTTGTATCGAGTTAGAATATTACGTAAAATACGCTTGTGTGCATAATACTATGTTATGTCTGTGGTTTGTAAGGTTTCTTTGTTATTACGTATGCGATTTGTTCACCAATGTTCCATTTTTGAATATATCATTttgtatacttttttattaggGGAGACGTCAGGCacagattatataaataatttagacatgtgttttagaaaaaaaaaatcgaaaaatatACAGTGCATCTGCCccatgaatttatttatttgttttccaGCATGAAAGGTTTACGGCCATTGTTATTTACTATGAGTTAAATTCCGCAGTCGCGTGAGATCGAAATATATACCATAACGCCAATGCAATAGACACGCGACAAGCCGCCAATTAACTCCATGCGGTTCACTAATTTGTGTGTTACATTTGATAATGagaatagataataataagcGATCTTGGTGGCCACTACACGTCGTGATTCAATGGCCTGTCATCCAGCTATATTCTAAGAGTAGCAGAGCCAGGAGAAGATACATACTTCTGTGCCCTAATAAGAAATGAGGGCAAATGATCCTACGGGACAGCCATAAACTGCAGTCATCACAtggatattaattttagttggTTTTACGTTTTAGGCGTAAATACATTTCAACCTTGCCTATAAATAAGGAAACTAAATATATCCAGATTTTGCTTTAGATTAGACTCGCAATACATGCACCTAACCATGTCTAGACAGACAGTGTCTGAGTGGTTTAGATGACTTGAGTAGCGGATGTCGTCTCTAAAACGCTATAACTTCGAACACATTCCCattttgttatgtaaaatgtatttaatttcaacagcttataattttaaaaggtcTTGGCTTTTACTAAGTATTTGTCAAAACCATCTACCAAATAACATCGCAGGCTACTATTTCATCTCGTATCTAGCTGTAGTCGGCAAGCTGTTGTAAAGATTTGCTCCGAAATAGGTTACATTTTTGCAACCGTATTCggttgtaattttatatctatatgaTTAGTATTATGTCGGCTACGTGTGgacttgaaataaaatttaatgctCGTGtgtaagtgaaacttctttatcggcgttggaaaataattaccgtcacatttttcggttacgcgccatctttttcttgtctctaccacggttgattcgaagccattcaAAAAATCAGGGAAAGGTAAGATTCTTTTTACAAGTTAGACATTCTGGCAgcaattaaatacaatttcatgGCAAGGCATGCATGGTTTGGCTTTTTCGCGGCTcctattttagtatttattgtatttggttGACGTACCAAAACACGGTCACATATCTGAATAAGTTATTAATTGATAAACAATTCTttgcatacagaaatataatacaattgacataattgaaTGAAAAGAAGGGCAACTTGCGGTCTTGTCTCTTTCAAGCTATCTCTTCTAGGCAACTActgttagaaaaaaaattaattaaactaactgttgtggtatctggcagaatgaccagcacTGTGGAACACGTCTTCTCTACAGCaaaatgctgagccagggacAGTTACTACCAGAACACACACAGTACAcacttaatatatatcttattcatttcttttctttccattactttttttattatgattattttgtgtgtgtttcaGTTAAAATACGTAAGTTATTTAGACATAGttagcaattaaaacatatgtaaacagTGGTCGGGacgacatttaaaaaaatgtatctcTATATGCGATATCGTGTTGGCTAAGACCTATTTACCgaatagtattatatattctcTATATACTCCATAACCTTGAAGGGCCGAAAGCATTGTTATGCGCAGAGTTAGTAGCGACACTTATAATCCTCGGCTACAAATCAATACGAAGTTGTCATAACCTGAAACGCGCTAATGAAGTCATTCTAGCTGCGATACAAACAAATTCTCGACCTCGGCCTTTGGGCCAGTCAGTGATTCGACTGGTCGGACCACACAAAATGCTTCCTTCACAAATTCCAAGTGAAATGAGTAAGCTTTCAGATGAATAAAGTACCTTGTATTTGTTAACTGGCACCGGTTTTACAgagagaaaataattaattaaatgatcTACTCACTGTCTTCATAAAGAGGAGAGTTGAGAACTTCCTTCCCCTTTTCCAAAGCTTCGTTGTACTCGATTATATTGTCTCCCTCAGATGACGGAGTCTCTTGCATCATGTCATCTATTTCTTGGATcacctgaaattaaaaaagaaatatcatttattcattattactCGTAAATCTTTTActttaagattaatttatatatacaaggTAAACAGGgacaaaataatatgaaatatgtgGCTTGCAGACTCAaagtattatgttttatataacagtCAGGTTATCTAAAAGAAATACttacttttaagaataataaggacggtaaacaattgtttacaGATAAAGATTTTTGGATCACAAGTGTAAAATATCTACATGAATACATTTATGAGAACGTTACCTCATCAGCAGTTTTAACGGGACACTCATGGTCCTGATGCAGGCCGCCCAGGATAAGCGCGTGCATGTCCAGATCTGAAGCCACTGCCTCATCTTCGGAACTATGGATCTCATCGTCCGGCGTCATGGTGCTCTGCAAAAATATAGCAGTTTATACCAGCTATAAGAAtctaataaattcattttacgAAAGCCACTGAAATATATTCTCCAATGGTTAACGATTGGTTAAAGAAAGTCTTCGGAATGACCTTTTCTAGCTTTCGAAGCTGCGGTGACTTGTTAATATAGcgaactatttataaaatttataccacgcacgctgtaaagcacgcgaaacgtcggaatatttttaatttaaaattatgtaaaataattattagtttataataatacatagcttcaatccggtaaaaaagtgtttactttcaattttttacttatcaatttttaattattattagttctatgtaggttaagagcAGTgctggcttcagcgtgcgactcctatctctgaggtcgtaggttcgatccgcgCCTATGCACCAttggattttctttatatgtgcacatttaaaatttgctCGTAtgaagtaaaacatcgtgaggaaaccggcttgcttacGACCCAAGAAGTACGACGGCTGGTGTCAAGCACAgttaatcacctacttgcatatAAGACTGACAAATTATGCGCCACtgattatttaatgttaattaggAATAGTATAAGCACTGATAATATCGGGGTTTACGGGTTTTCGTTTTCCTCTCACTCGCAAAACCGTAAAATATGTTCGCGTTGAATAATGCGTTCCTGAAATAGAGTATATGATTCACGGACACACGGCCGAACTCATTTCGCCGCGTAATTTTGTGTAAGGTCATTGAAAGTGTTACACTGACTGTCACTTGTATGATTATTACAATGTATACAACTGATATGGCAAGTGGTTAAGCTTGATTTTCAGTACTGGACAACTGCTTTTTTGTAAGGAATCTTGCTGTTCGcattaagggcctttacagctcagctcgggctgctttggcgagcgtagctcggcctgaTATgacgttttatcccgcggctagcccAAGGGCGTCTACCGTGAGACTCGAatctcggcttgggccgtcgcggggtggtcaatcgcctgaagggcaggacggaagctcactggagtgagcgaagtacgtagtaaaggtcctcgcatTCCCTGGTGAAGGCGTTTTTTTACccaaatctatttttattatgagtggccgcgcgggcggcatttGAATTGTCATTGGCTATAGTGATTGGATCGttcggatccgttagtatgtgtcggggcctcctacgagccttttttgtcgggaaggggtggTAGTTGATGCTTTTATGCACCAATGGGTTGAGATGATGTTTAGCCTTGTCGAAGGGGCGTGTTGGACAACTGCAACGCCAGGCTAGGTTTAggttaaatttacttaaaattttatctgtCTTTCTCTGTCTGCCTTATAGATATTCATATTGTTTCagtttaacattttttgtatatgaaTAAACAACAACCTAATAaaggaattaatattttatggtttTAAATTATCGTTACGTTCGACCTGTGTTttacacaaattttaatttaaataaatattttaaataataacaacatgCTAATATCACGTTTAATATATTACCTTCTTATCACTTAGATTTAATGTTGGAATGTGCATTTTCCGTGAAAAGGACTTGGTCCAATCTATCGGCAGGATGTTTCCAAAATTCCCAGTAATAGTCCACCACATCCTGTAACAagataaatcaaattattaattaaaaacatcgtaaattacaataaaaaactttcCCAAGAGCGACTTAAATCTCGGCTAATTTAAATCTTGTCTGATCTCTTAAATAGATCGTGAAGCTGACACGGcgtattagtttatttatatccgAAAGAAAAATGACCACGTTATGAATAACGACAAAAATAGTTTGaaagttgtttattttaatgttttgttcttCTATGAGTTTGTCAAAGTAAACTATGAATGCGTTAAAtttttgtaagaaaaaaaaaacgcaaaACTTTGCTGAACTTGTGGTTCATATTCAAAACGTTTTTTGATAGGCCACAGCTCAGTATTTAAACCCTTTTTACTGTAGTATAATTTGGAACTGATTTGGAGcccaaaaaaattattaataaataatgaatagcTCAAAATTTAAGTagtatatattcatatatctaATACGCCATATCTTATTAAGtgctaaaataacaaaattgataatattattttttataaaataaggaaGGAAGGCATTTTTATTGTACGAGCAGCAGAGTATATTCGTTCCCACAATATCCAGTACATCTACAGCTGGGACGTAGTAATTGCGCCATTCccaattacattattaactaCTCAAGGTCTGTTCGAGTGCCCCGCAGGGAATCAATGCTTGGTTTCAATCTATTTTGTTGGATTAACTTTGCACACAAAGAATTAAAATCGATAtgtgaatatattaatttaattatcatcAGAAATTGCCCTTTGATAAAAGAGTGCAAATTCATTTATACTAGAGGTAAGAATATACTTACTACGTCACGTATTGTCAGTCGAAACGCGTGTGAAAAGTTACATTAGATATTTGAAATACTTGGGAAGATCAAAACATAATTcttattaactaataattt
The genomic region above belongs to Pieris brassicae chromosome 9, ilPieBrab1.1, whole genome shotgun sequence and contains:
- the LOC123714286 gene encoding fasciculation and elongation protein zeta-2 — protein: MRESASRMAELEFEAPLAQIEDADDCLSTADFPQKTINGNDIRLNNIKNLKSGIVKMKTDSNKINDNDEPKPVKCKQDTLQNGEGDNFTETFSGSLEDLVNTFDEKITKCFGNYEESVEKLAPVQVRSQEEIMNECQMWWTITGNFGNILPIDWTKSFSRKMHIPTLNLSDKKSTMTPDDEIHSSEDEAVASDLDMHALILGGLHQDHECPVKTADEVIQEIDDMMQETPSSEGDNIIEYNEALEKGKEVLNSPLYEDKLRHLSLAQLNEIFMELEVLIREFSETLIAELAHRDELEYEKELKNTFISLLLAVQNKRRQYHVEKKKRIGPQRSPAPGINSESKYLTTVIPFHLHNGPPDNQSLQVLIKILKAINEDSPTVPTLLTDYILKVLCPT